One genomic segment of Falco biarmicus isolate bFalBia1 chromosome 15, bFalBia1.pri, whole genome shotgun sequence includes these proteins:
- the C15H19orf12 gene encoding protein C19orf12 homolog isoform X5 — protein MPIDVDDVMQLFCHLSQVKGMKAAVKHSGLGALMAGATAFIGGLMGGPPGIAVGGAFGGLLGAWMTSGQFRPVPQILLELPPAEQQKLYDEAIVILRRLDWTDIAQLTALVMGNASLQQKLTAVLINYLTKELRAEIQYRE, from the exons ATGCCCATCGATGTTGATGATGTGATGCAACTGTTTTGCCATCTCTCTCAGGTGAAGGGCATGAAAGCTGCTGTCAAACACTCTGGTCTGGGAGCACTGATGGCTGGTGCAACAGCATTTATTGGGGGTCTGATGGGAGGTCCACCTGGAATCGCTGTAG gAGGAGCATTTGGTGGATTGCTTGGTGCCTGGATGACCAGTGGGCAGTTCAGGCCAGTTCCTCAGATTTTATTGGAATTGcctcctgctgagcagcagaaacTGTATGATGAAGCCATTGTTATTCTCAGGCGCTTAGACTGGACCGATATTGCTCAGCTGACTGCTCTTGTAATGGGAAATGCTAGTCTTCAGCAGAAGTTAACAGCAGTGCTGATAAATTACCTCACCAAAGAGCTAAGAGCAGAGATCCAGTATAGAGAATAA
- the C15H19orf12 gene encoding protein C19orf12 homolog isoform X6 produces MKAAVKHSGLGALMAGATAFIGGLMGGPPGIAVGGAFGGLLGAWMTSGQFRPVPQILLELPPAEQQKLYDEAIVILRRLDWTDIAQLTALVMGNASLQQKLTAVLINYLTKELRAEIQYRE; encoded by the exons ATGAAAGCTGCTGTCAAACACTCTGGTCTGGGAGCACTGATGGCTGGTGCAACAGCATTTATTGGGGGTCTGATGGGAGGTCCACCTGGAATCGCTGTAG gAGGAGCATTTGGTGGATTGCTTGGTGCCTGGATGACCAGTGGGCAGTTCAGGCCAGTTCCTCAGATTTTATTGGAATTGcctcctgctgagcagcagaaacTGTATGATGAAGCCATTGTTATTCTCAGGCGCTTAGACTGGACCGATATTGCTCAGCTGACTGCTCTTGTAATGGGAAATGCTAGTCTTCAGCAGAAGTTAACAGCAGTGCTGATAAATTACCTCACCAAAGAGCTAAGAGCAGAGATCCAGTATAGAGAATAA